The following proteins are co-located in the Labrys monachus genome:
- a CDS encoding LysR family transcriptional regulator: MRSADLGLMLSLDVLLEEANVTRAASRLAISQPALSAQLARLRELFGDPLLVPASTGRGMVATPRALAMKGALHTALANLQALTDGPPAFDPQESKRSFRIVADDNAAIMVGAGLVARARDLGALDIRIACLHPNGRPICERLESGEADLALGSGLDAGEGLIRRSLFEDRFVTAQRKGHPRGDHPLDLDGYCRCDHLIVSAEGGFTGTVDRLLYEAGRHRRVTVSVQNYALVPEMLVRSDLLCTLPSRFLDLYADRLDLFETPIAQPRFVLAAFWHARVHEDPANVWLRERLFEVVGPSGPA; this comes from the coding sequence ATGCGGTCTGCCGATCTGGGTCTGATGCTTTCTCTCGACGTATTGCTCGAGGAAGCCAATGTGACCCGCGCGGCCTCGCGTCTCGCCATCAGCCAGCCCGCCCTCTCGGCCCAACTCGCCCGCCTGAGGGAACTGTTCGGCGATCCGCTCCTCGTTCCCGCCTCGACCGGGCGCGGCATGGTGGCGACGCCCCGCGCGCTGGCCATGAAGGGTGCGCTGCACACGGCGCTGGCCAATCTGCAGGCGCTGACCGACGGGCCGCCGGCTTTCGACCCGCAGGAGAGCAAGCGCAGTTTCCGCATCGTCGCCGACGACAATGCGGCGATCATGGTGGGCGCGGGGTTGGTGGCGCGGGCACGCGACCTCGGCGCCCTCGACATCCGCATCGCCTGCCTCCATCCGAACGGCAGGCCGATCTGCGAGCGGCTCGAGAGCGGCGAGGCCGATCTCGCTCTGGGATCGGGCCTCGATGCCGGCGAGGGCCTGATCCGCCGCAGTCTCTTCGAGGACCGCTTCGTCACGGCGCAGAGGAAGGGCCATCCGCGTGGTGATCACCCGCTCGATCTCGACGGCTATTGCCGCTGCGACCATCTCATCGTCTCCGCCGAAGGCGGCTTCACCGGCACCGTCGACCGGCTGCTCTACGAGGCCGGGCGCCACCGGCGGGTGACCGTATCCGTGCAGAATTATGCGTTGGTGCCGGAAATGCTGGTCCGCAGCGATCTGCTCTGCACCCTGCCCAGCCGCTTCCTCGATCTGTATGCCGACCGCCTCGATCTCTTCGAGACGCCGATAGCCCAGCCGAGATTCGTGCTGGCGGCGTTCTGGCATGCCCGCGTCCACGAGGACCCGGCCAATGTCTGGCTTCGGGAGCGGCTGTTCGAGGTCGTCGGCCCGTCAGGTCCTGCCTGA
- a CDS encoding NUDIX hydrolase codes for MTDDAISIVAAVILDESRHVLLVRKRGTRAFIQPGGKIEPSEAPLEALRREIAEELGSGCEFQAAIFLGRYRAPAANEAGRWVDALLYEVALHGPVAIAAEIEELAWVDAGGPGPIELAPLTRDIVLPLVASGRT; via the coding sequence GTGACCGACGATGCGATATCGATCGTCGCCGCCGTCATCCTGGATGAGTCCCGCCATGTCCTTCTCGTGCGCAAGCGCGGGACGCGGGCCTTCATCCAGCCCGGCGGCAAGATCGAGCCGTCCGAGGCGCCGCTGGAAGCGCTCCGGCGGGAGATCGCCGAGGAACTGGGCTCCGGCTGCGAATTTCAGGCGGCCATCTTCCTCGGCCGCTATCGCGCCCCCGCCGCCAACGAGGCGGGGCGATGGGTCGATGCCCTTCTCTACGAGGTGGCCCTGCATGGCCCGGTCGCGATCGCGGCGGAGATCGAGGAACTGGCCTGGGTGGACGCCGGCGGGCCCGGGCCGATCGAACTCGCCCCGCTGACGCGCGACATCGTCCTGCCGCTGGTCGCCTCAGGCAGGACCTGA
- a CDS encoding winged helix-turn-helix domain-containing protein, whose amino-acid sequence MPSLSLRIDLDPGGRIGPGKIELLENIAAHGSISAAGRAMGMSYRRAWELVEETNQIFGKPVAIRQTGGRNGGGATLTPLGLAVISRFRAIERAMTDAARDHIAALQIEVDQAPESAP is encoded by the coding sequence ATGCCATCCCTGAGCTTGCGCATCGATCTTGATCCGGGCGGGCGAATCGGTCCCGGCAAGATCGAACTCCTCGAAAACATAGCCGCGCACGGGTCGATTTCGGCTGCCGGCCGTGCCATGGGCATGTCCTATCGCCGCGCCTGGGAGCTGGTGGAGGAGACCAACCAGATCTTCGGCAAGCCGGTCGCGATCCGCCAGACCGGCGGCAGGAATGGGGGAGGCGCCACCCTGACCCCGCTCGGCCTCGCCGTGATCTCCCGCTTCCGGGCCATCGAGCGCGCGATGACCGACGCCGCCCGCGACCATATCGCGGCGCTGCAGATCGAGGTCGACCAGGCGCCGGAAAGCGCACCTTGA
- a CDS encoding DUF6314 family protein: MTWAPHDILSSLAGEWRIRRSIEEIASSAPMAELEGIARITPAGRSEAAYVEEGLLSLPGRPPVGARRAYHYRQRADGIDIFFDAAGTRIFHRLVLRDEGDGGLAATDLHLCAADRYEGVYRFLADGRFTVEHAVTGPRKSYRSMTDYRRA; encoded by the coding sequence ATGACATGGGCCCCACACGATATCCTGTCGTCGCTCGCCGGCGAATGGCGGATCCGCCGCTCGATCGAGGAGATCGCGTCGTCGGCGCCGATGGCCGAGCTGGAAGGCATCGCCCGCATCACGCCAGCGGGCCGGTCCGAGGCGGCCTATGTCGAGGAGGGGCTGCTGTCGCTGCCGGGACGCCCGCCGGTGGGCGCCCGGCGGGCCTATCATTACCGCCAGCGCGCCGACGGCATCGACATCTTCTTCGACGCGGCGGGGACGCGGATCTTCCACCGCCTCGTGCTGCGGGACGAGGGCGACGGCGGCCTCGCCGCCACCGATCTGCATCTGTGCGCGGCGGACCGGTACGAGGGAGTCTACCGCTTCCTCGCTGACGGGCGCTTCACGGTCGAGCATGCCGTGACGGGGCCGCGCAAGTCGTATCGCAGCATGACCGATTACCGGCGGGCATAG
- a CDS encoding DUF779 domain-containing protein, with protein MVARVEITEKAAEVIARLRAQHGALLFHQSGGCCDGSAPMCYPVGDFRVGPQDVLLGEIAGCKFYIGAAQFEYWRHTRLVIDVVPGRGSGFSAEAPEGVRFLTRSRVFTDDEAAALDAEGPPARAACA; from the coding sequence ATGGTCGCCCGGGTCGAGATCACCGAAAAAGCGGCGGAAGTCATCGCCCGCCTCCGGGCGCAGCACGGCGCCCTCCTGTTCCACCAGTCGGGCGGCTGCTGCGACGGATCGGCACCGATGTGCTATCCGGTCGGCGATTTCAGGGTCGGCCCGCAGGACGTGCTGCTCGGCGAGATCGCCGGCTGCAAATTCTATATCGGCGCCGCGCAGTTCGAATATTGGCGGCACACGCGGCTCGTCATCGACGTCGTTCCCGGCCGCGGCTCCGGCTTTTCCGCCGAAGCGCCCGAGGGCGTCCGCTTCCTCACCCGCAGCCGGGTCTTCACCGACGACGAGGCCGCGGCGCTCGACGCCGAAGGCCCGCCGGCCCGCGCCGCGTGCGCGTGA
- the adh gene encoding aldehyde dehydrogenase — MFQQALEKVSKQVLIRDRYDNFIGGKWIAPVEGRYFDNPSPITGKKLCEVPRSSAADIELALDAAHKAKDAWGKTSVQERSRLLNKVADKIEANLDLLALVETLDNGKPIRESTHADMPLVVDHWRYFASVIRGQESGISEIDADTVAYHFHEPLGVVGQIIPWNFPILMATWKLAPALAAGNCVVLKPAEQTPLGILVVMELIGDILPAGVVNVVNGFGIEAGKPLAQNRRIAKIAFTGETTTGRMIMQYAADNIIPLTLELGGKSPNIFFADVADADDDFFDKALEGFAMFALNQGEVCTCPSRVLVQDAIYDRFMERAVARTRKIKQGHPLDAETMIGAQASNDQLEKILSYLDIGRQEGAKVLTGGHRANLEGELAGGYYVEPTIFEGHNKMRVFQEEIFGPVVAVTRFKDDDEALAIANDTLYGLGAGVWTRNGNRAYRFGRAIQAGRVWTNCYHAYPAHAAFGGYKQSGIGRETHKMMLDHYQQTKNILVSYSTKALGFF; from the coding sequence ATGTTCCAGCAGGCCCTGGAGAAGGTTTCCAAGCAGGTCCTCATCCGCGACCGCTACGACAATTTCATCGGCGGCAAATGGATCGCACCCGTCGAGGGACGCTATTTCGACAATCCGAGCCCGATCACCGGCAAGAAGCTGTGCGAAGTGCCGCGCTCCTCGGCCGCCGACATCGAACTCGCCCTCGATGCCGCACACAAGGCCAAGGACGCCTGGGGCAAGACGTCGGTGCAGGAGCGCTCGCGCCTCCTCAACAAGGTCGCCGACAAGATCGAGGCGAACCTCGATCTCCTCGCCCTGGTCGAAACCCTCGACAACGGCAAGCCCATCCGCGAATCGACCCATGCCGACATGCCGCTCGTCGTCGATCACTGGCGCTATTTCGCCAGCGTCATCCGGGGCCAGGAAAGCGGGATCTCCGAGATCGACGCCGACACGGTCGCCTACCACTTCCACGAGCCGCTCGGCGTGGTCGGCCAGATCATACCCTGGAACTTCCCGATCCTGATGGCGACATGGAAGCTGGCGCCCGCTTTGGCCGCCGGCAACTGCGTCGTGCTGAAGCCGGCTGAGCAGACGCCCCTCGGCATCCTCGTCGTCATGGAGCTGATCGGCGACATCCTGCCGGCCGGCGTCGTCAACGTCGTCAACGGCTTCGGCATCGAGGCGGGCAAGCCGCTCGCCCAGAACAGGCGCATCGCCAAGATCGCCTTCACCGGCGAGACGACGACCGGCCGCATGATCATGCAATACGCGGCCGACAACATCATCCCGTTGACGCTGGAGCTGGGCGGCAAGTCCCCCAACATCTTCTTCGCCGACGTCGCCGACGCCGATGACGATTTCTTCGACAAGGCGCTGGAAGGCTTCGCCATGTTCGCCCTCAACCAGGGCGAGGTCTGCACCTGTCCGAGCCGGGTGCTGGTTCAGGACGCGATCTATGACAGGTTCATGGAGCGCGCCGTCGCCCGCACCCGGAAGATCAAGCAGGGCCACCCGCTCGATGCGGAAACCATGATCGGCGCCCAGGCCTCCAACGACCAATTGGAGAAGATCCTCTCCTATCTCGACATCGGCCGGCAGGAAGGAGCCAAGGTCCTCACCGGCGGCCATCGCGCCAATTTGGAGGGCGAACTCGCCGGCGGCTATTATGTCGAGCCGACGATCTTCGAGGGCCACAACAAGATGCGCGTGTTCCAGGAGGAAATCTTCGGACCGGTCGTCGCCGTCACCCGGTTCAAGGACGACGACGAGGCGCTCGCCATCGCCAACGACACGCTCTACGGCCTCGGCGCGGGCGTGTGGACGCGCAACGGCAACCGGGCCTATCGTTTCGGCCGCGCCATCCAGGCCGGCCGGGTATGGACCAATTGCTACCATGCCTATCCGGCCCATGCGGCCTTCGGCGGCTACAAGCAGTCCGGCATCGGGCGCGAGACGCACAAGATGATGCTCGACCACTATCAGCAGACCAAGAACATCCTCGTCAGCTATTCGACCAAGGCCCTCGGCTTCTTCTGA
- a CDS encoding aldehyde dehydrogenase family protein, which produces MAHALQFYIDGSWVDPVVPNVLDVIDPSYEDAFAQISLGTKADVDKAVAAAKRAFATFGYTSPAERLEILQRVVDIYKKRSRDLALAVSREMGAPRQFALDSQVGIGLAHLLKIVEVLRTFQFRKVKGTSLVVKEPIGVVGLITPWNWPLNQITCKVGPALAAGCTMVLKPSEIAPLDAVIFAEILDEAGVPKGVFNLVNGDGPTVGQALASHPDIDMMSFTGSTRAGILVAKSAADTVKRVSQELGGKSANILLPDVDFAVAVPKGVEGCFGNGGQSCNAPTRMFVPRDRHDEAAGYAKVAAEKFVVGAADASGTNLGPVVSQIQYDKIQGLIESGIAEGATLVTGGPGRPAGLNRGYYVRPTVFADVTPQMRIAREEIFGPVLSILPYDSLEQAIEQANDTPYGLASYIQGQDLDKVRAVASRMRSGNVYINYPAWDAGIPFGGYKQSGNGREYAEYGLDDFLEIKGILGYEAA; this is translated from the coding sequence ATGGCTCACGCGTTGCAGTTCTATATCGATGGTTCCTGGGTCGACCCGGTCGTTCCCAATGTGCTCGACGTCATCGATCCGTCCTATGAGGATGCGTTCGCGCAGATTTCGCTGGGCACCAAGGCGGATGTCGACAAAGCGGTCGCGGCGGCCAAGCGCGCCTTTGCGACCTTCGGCTACACCAGCCCGGCCGAGCGGCTGGAGATCCTGCAGCGGGTCGTCGACATCTACAAGAAGCGCAGCAGGGACCTCGCTTTGGCGGTCTCGCGCGAAATGGGCGCGCCGCGCCAGTTCGCCCTGGATTCGCAGGTGGGCATCGGCCTCGCCCATCTCCTGAAGATCGTCGAAGTGCTGCGGACCTTCCAGTTCCGGAAGGTGAAGGGCACCTCCCTCGTGGTCAAGGAGCCGATCGGCGTCGTCGGCCTGATCACGCCGTGGAACTGGCCGCTGAACCAGATCACCTGCAAGGTCGGCCCGGCGCTCGCCGCGGGCTGCACCATGGTGCTGAAGCCGAGCGAGATCGCGCCGCTCGACGCCGTCATCTTCGCCGAGATCCTCGACGAGGCCGGCGTACCCAAGGGCGTGTTCAACCTCGTCAACGGCGACGGCCCGACGGTGGGCCAGGCGCTCGCCTCCCATCCCGACATCGACATGATGTCGTTCACGGGCTCGACCCGCGCCGGCATCCTGGTGGCGAAGTCGGCGGCCGACACCGTCAAGCGCGTGTCCCAGGAACTGGGCGGCAAGTCGGCCAACATCCTGTTGCCGGACGTGGATTTCGCCGTGGCGGTGCCGAAGGGCGTCGAGGGCTGCTTCGGCAACGGCGGCCAGTCCTGCAATGCACCGACGCGGATGTTCGTGCCGCGCGACCGGCATGACGAGGCGGCGGGCTATGCCAAGGTGGCAGCCGAGAAATTCGTCGTCGGTGCCGCCGATGCCTCCGGCACCAATCTCGGACCGGTCGTCAGCCAGATCCAGTACGACAAGATCCAGGGCCTGATCGAGAGCGGCATCGCCGAGGGCGCGACGCTGGTCACCGGCGGTCCTGGCCGTCCGGCCGGCCTCAACCGCGGCTATTATGTCCGTCCCACCGTCTTCGCCGACGTGACGCCGCAGATGCGCATCGCCCGCGAGGAGATCTTCGGGCCGGTGCTCTCGATCCTGCCCTATGATAGCCTGGAACAGGCGATCGAGCAGGCCAACGACACCCCCTACGGCCTGGCCTCCTATATCCAGGGCCAGGACCTCGACAAGGTGCGCGCCGTGGCATCCCGCATGCGCAGCGGCAATGTCTACATCAACTATCCCGCCTGGGACGCCGGCATTCCCTTCGGCGGCTACAAGCAGTCGGGCAATGGCCGCGAATATGCCGAATACGGACTGGATGACTTCCTCGAGATCAAGGGCATCCTCGGTTACGAGGCGGCGTGA
- a CDS encoding LLM class flavin-dependent oxidoreductase, giving the protein MELGLYTFAETTADPATGAVIGAQERFANLMEEAELADQVGLDVFGIGEHHRPDFAASAPAVLLAAAAMRTKRIRLTSAVTVLSSDDPVRVFQEFSTVDLLSGGRAEILAGRGSFIESFPLFGYDLADYDSLFSEKLDLLLRLRERTTLNWEGKHRAPLHEQSVYPRPVQQPLPVWVGVGGNPSSVVRAATLGLPMALAIIGGEPARFKPLVDLYREAARRAGHDPATLPVSINSHGFIDDDGDAAAETIYPYYVDVMGRLGRERGWGPYSRAQFEAQRSPRGSDFIGDPQQVIDKILAEHELFHHQRFLIKFSMGSVPHARLMRAIELFGTVVAPAVRKALAP; this is encoded by the coding sequence ATGGAACTCGGGCTTTATACCTTCGCGGAAACCACGGCCGATCCGGCGACCGGGGCCGTCATCGGGGCGCAGGAGCGCTTCGCCAACCTGATGGAGGAGGCGGAGCTCGCCGACCAGGTCGGGCTCGACGTCTTCGGCATCGGCGAGCACCACCGGCCCGATTTCGCCGCCTCCGCCCCCGCCGTGCTGCTGGCCGCCGCCGCGATGCGCACGAAGCGCATCCGCCTCACCAGCGCGGTGACGGTGCTCAGCTCGGACGATCCGGTGCGCGTCTTCCAGGAATTCTCGACCGTCGATCTCCTGTCGGGCGGCCGCGCCGAGATCCTGGCGGGGCGGGGGTCCTTCATCGAATCCTTTCCCCTGTTCGGCTACGACCTCGCCGACTACGACAGCCTGTTCTCCGAAAAGCTCGACCTGCTGCTGCGCCTGCGCGAGCGGACGACGCTCAACTGGGAAGGCAAGCACCGCGCCCCGCTGCACGAGCAGAGCGTCTATCCGCGCCCGGTCCAGCAGCCTTTGCCGGTGTGGGTCGGCGTCGGCGGCAATCCGTCCTCGGTCGTCCGCGCCGCGACCCTCGGCCTGCCGATGGCGCTCGCCATCATCGGCGGCGAGCCGGCGCGCTTCAAGCCGCTGGTCGACCTCTACCGCGAAGCGGCGCGGCGGGCGGGCCATGACCCGGCGACCCTGCCGGTCAGCATCAATTCGCACGGCTTCATCGATGATGACGGGGATGCGGCGGCTGAGACGATCTATCCCTATTACGTCGACGTGATGGGCCGACTGGGACGCGAGCGCGGCTGGGGGCCGTATAGCCGGGCGCAGTTCGAGGCGCAGCGTTCGCCGCGCGGCTCGGACTTCATCGGTGATCCCCAGCAGGTGATCGACAAGATCCTGGCCGAGCACGAGCTCTTCCACCACCAGCGCTTCCTGATCAAGTTCAGTATGGGCAGCGTGCCGCATGCCAGGCTGATGCGCGCCATCGAATTGTTCGGAACGGTGGTGGCGCCCGCCGTGCGCAAAGCACTCGCGCCGTAG
- a CDS encoding ROK family transcriptional regulator, with amino-acid sequence MRMRTEEAAGHAILGNSGEILSLIATGTATSRSALLELSGLSRVTVTQRLNALIAAGLVRETERTVPSGGRPTRVLSVNERAGFVLVANIGETFIRLAAMDTEPSIIVESTIPFNAADGPQHVLEHLAREFDRLIARSRASHPFLFGLGISLPTPVDFKRGCVVGPSVLHGWDEFDIAGWMRERFGVPAYVENDVNLMTIHEHRQNYPHVDDMIFIKAGTGIGSGIVSGGRIFRGAQGAAGDIGHIQFESADPPLCRCGKFGCVEARAAGWAIARDLTKRGFKAENARDVVELVTRQNPEALMLLRAAGRVIGEVASDVVSILNPSLIVVGGTLARSGDFLLSGIRELVYQRCLPLATRDLQIVLAYPHKDSALFGAAYLAFYDIFSRQKVDELLARFAAPEGRSAARPSPPGTANVPSAS; translated from the coding sequence ATGCGAATGCGAACGGAGGAAGCGGCGGGACATGCGATTCTCGGCAACAGCGGTGAGATCCTGTCGCTGATCGCGACCGGCACGGCGACGTCCCGTTCGGCGCTGCTCGAGCTTTCCGGCCTGTCGCGCGTCACGGTCACTCAGCGGCTCAACGCCCTGATCGCCGCCGGACTCGTACGGGAAACCGAACGGACGGTGCCGAGCGGCGGCCGGCCGACCCGCGTCCTGAGCGTCAACGAGCGCGCCGGCTTCGTGCTCGTCGCCAATATCGGCGAGACCTTCATCCGCCTCGCGGCCATGGACACCGAGCCCTCGATCATCGTCGAAAGCACGATCCCCTTCAACGCCGCGGACGGTCCGCAACATGTCCTCGAGCACCTCGCCCGCGAGTTCGACCGGCTGATCGCGCGGAGCCGGGCCAGCCATCCCTTCCTGTTCGGCCTCGGCATCAGCCTGCCGACCCCGGTCGATTTCAAGCGCGGCTGCGTCGTCGGCCCGTCCGTGCTGCATGGCTGGGACGAGTTCGACATCGCCGGCTGGATGCGCGAGCGCTTCGGCGTGCCGGCCTATGTCGAGAACGACGTGAACCTGATGACCATCCACGAGCATCGCCAGAACTACCCGCATGTCGACGACATGATCTTCATCAAGGCGGGCACCGGCATCGGCAGCGGCATCGTTTCCGGCGGCCGCATCTTCCGCGGCGCCCAGGGAGCGGCGGGCGATATCGGCCACATCCAGTTCGAATCGGCCGATCCGCCTCTGTGCCGCTGCGGCAAGTTCGGCTGCGTCGAAGCCCGCGCGGCCGGCTGGGCCATCGCCCGCGACCTGACGAAGCGGGGGTTCAAGGCCGAGAATGCGCGCGACGTCGTCGAGCTCGTCACCCGGCAGAATCCCGAGGCCCTCATGCTGCTGCGCGCTGCGGGCCGGGTGATCGGCGAAGTCGCCTCCGATGTCGTCAGCATCCTCAATCCGAGCCTGATCGTCGTCGGCGGCACGCTCGCCCGGAGCGGGGATTTCCTGCTGTCGGGCATCCGCGAACTCGTCTACCAGCGCTGCCTGCCGCTGGCCACGCGCGACCTGCAGATCGTGCTCGCCTATCCGCACAAGGACAGCGCGCTGTTCGGCGCCGCCTATCTCGCCTTCTACGACATCTTCAGCCGCCAGAAGGTCGACGAATTACTGGCGCGATTCGCCGCCCCGGAAGGCCGGTCGGCCGCCCGCCCCTCCCCTCCCGGCACCGCGAACGTCCCGTCCGCCTCTTGA
- a CDS encoding FGGY-family carbohydrate kinase has protein sequence MSTYLIGLDYGTESARGVLIDAASGEQVASHAHPYRHGVMTSLPDGTRLPPLWALQDADDYIEAAGEILSRLGRGRAVEAIGLGFTASSPMPATGAGVPLSRIHPGDPHAYVKLWKHGAAQPYADAINAGGGAFLDNFGGKLSGEWLLAKAAQIADEAPEIWRETERFIEAGDWLVWQLCGREARSLGFAAYKAQYSEALGYPEGIVPGLAGRLSSPLGIGSAAGGLSAAWRERTGISGAAVVAVAVIDSHVVLPAIGAVSTGALVGALGTSAVYLFLNRDFRPLPPGIEGVARDGSIRDLWCYEAGQAGFGDTLAWFVKAFPRAPTQAGSFALYNGEAAAMAPGANHLLALDWWNGNRVPLADSGLSGLLLGLKTDTTAVGIYRALMESLCFGARTVLDLFEAADFSIERVILTSGLAQNNPLLVQIMADVFERSVEVPEIANPTAVGAAIHGAVAAGLVPDYAEGAARFGARRFTPYRPNPGHAPAYRTLYRNYRALCADDTVRRALHDLNIVIPG, from the coding sequence ATGAGCACCTATCTGATCGGCCTCGATTACGGCACGGAATCGGCGCGCGGCGTCCTGATCGATGCGGCCAGCGGCGAGCAGGTTGCGAGCCACGCGCATCCCTACCGCCACGGCGTGATGACGAGCCTGCCGGACGGCACGCGCCTGCCGCCGCTATGGGCGCTCCAGGACGCCGACGACTATATCGAGGCCGCCGGCGAGATCCTGTCCAGGCTCGGGCGGGGCCGGGCGGTCGAGGCGATCGGCCTCGGTTTCACCGCGAGTTCGCCGATGCCGGCGACCGGGGCGGGCGTGCCGCTTTCGCGCATCCATCCCGGCGACCCCCACGCCTATGTCAAATTGTGGAAGCACGGCGCGGCACAGCCCTATGCCGACGCCATCAACGCCGGAGGCGGCGCCTTCCTCGACAATTTCGGCGGCAAGCTCTCCGGGGAATGGCTGCTGGCGAAGGCGGCGCAGATCGCCGACGAAGCGCCGGAGATCTGGCGGGAAACGGAGCGCTTCATCGAGGCGGGCGACTGGCTGGTCTGGCAATTATGCGGGCGGGAGGCGCGCAGCCTGGGCTTTGCCGCCTACAAGGCGCAATATTCCGAGGCCCTGGGCTATCCGGAGGGCATCGTCCCGGGATTGGCGGGCAGGCTGTCGTCGCCCCTAGGCATCGGTTCGGCGGCGGGCGGCCTGTCGGCCGCCTGGCGCGAGCGGACCGGCATCTCGGGCGCGGCGGTGGTCGCCGTCGCGGTCATCGATTCGCATGTGGTGCTGCCGGCCATCGGCGCGGTGTCGACGGGAGCCCTGGTCGGCGCCCTCGGCACCTCCGCCGTCTACCTGTTCCTGAACCGTGATTTCCGTCCGCTGCCGCCCGGCATCGAGGGGGTCGCCAGGGACGGCTCGATCCGCGATCTGTGGTGCTACGAGGCGGGGCAGGCCGGTTTCGGCGATACGCTCGCCTGGTTCGTGAAGGCCTTTCCGCGAGCGCCGACCCAGGCCGGCAGCTTCGCGCTCTACAATGGCGAGGCCGCCGCCATGGCGCCGGGCGCCAACCATCTCCTCGCGCTCGACTGGTGGAACGGCAATCGCGTGCCGCTGGCCGATTCCGGGCTGAGCGGCCTGCTGCTCGGCCTGAAGACCGATACGACGGCGGTCGGCATCTATCGCGCCTTGATGGAATCGCTGTGCTTCGGCGCAAGGACCGTCCTCGACCTCTTCGAGGCCGCGGATTTCTCCATCGAGCGGGTGATCCTGACGAGCGGGCTCGCGCAGAACAACCCCCTGCTCGTGCAGATCATGGCCGACGTCTTCGAGCGCAGCGTCGAGGTGCCAGAAATCGCCAATCCCACCGCCGTGGGGGCGGCGATCCATGGCGCGGTCGCGGCCGGACTGGTGCCGGACTATGCAGAAGGCGCCGCGCGCTTCGGCGCGCGCAGGTTCACGCCGTACCGGCCGAACCCCGGCCACGCGCCGGCCTACAGGACGCTCTACCGCAATTATCGCGCCCTGTGTGCCGATGACACGGTACGGAGGGCGTTGCACGACCTCAATATCGTCATTCCCGGTTGA
- a CDS encoding substrate-binding domain-containing protein, protein MSALHPRRSLATGSVLRSTAIGFALVATAFAMAGPASAASETIVGLVTKTEVNPYFVKLRQAAEAEAKKKGLKLIARFGKFDGDNEGQVAAIEDLISAGAKGILVTPNNSTGMLGIIKKARDAGILVIALDTATDPADAVDATYATDNFEAGVKQGSYARKALGDKKPILAMLDGTPGGTVDTFRHNGYLKGFGIAEGDPAIAGSAITNGAQDKGQVGMENLLSKNGDINAVYTINEPAAAGAYAALKSFGKAKSVMLTSIDGSCSGVKDVKAGKVAATVMQFPYKMALLGVDAVADYAKTGTKPSGFINTGSELITDKPVAGVESKDTAWGLKNCWGGK, encoded by the coding sequence ATGTCTGCTTTGCATCCGCGCCGGTCATTGGCAACCGGAAGCGTCCTTCGATCGACCGCTATCGGCTTTGCTCTCGTCGCGACGGCGTTCGCGATGGCGGGGCCCGCTTCGGCGGCGAGCGAGACCATCGTCGGCCTCGTCACCAAGACCGAGGTCAACCCCTATTTCGTCAAGCTGCGCCAGGCCGCAGAGGCGGAGGCCAAGAAGAAGGGCCTCAAGCTGATCGCCCGCTTCGGCAAGTTCGACGGCGACAATGAAGGCCAGGTCGCCGCGATCGAGGATCTCATCAGCGCCGGCGCCAAGGGTATCCTGGTCACGCCCAACAATTCCACCGGCATGCTCGGCATCATCAAGAAGGCTCGCGACGCCGGCATCCTGGTGATCGCCCTGGACACGGCGACGGATCCGGCGGATGCGGTCGACGCCACCTACGCCACGGACAATTTCGAGGCCGGCGTGAAGCAGGGCAGCTATGCCCGCAAGGCGCTGGGCGACAAGAAGCCCATCCTCGCCATGCTCGACGGCACGCCGGGCGGCACCGTGGATACGTTCCGCCACAACGGCTACCTCAAGGGCTTCGGCATCGCCGAAGGTGATCCTGCGATCGCCGGTTCGGCCATCACCAACGGCGCCCAGGACAAGGGGCAGGTCGGCATGGAGAACCTCCTGTCGAAGAACGGCGACATCAATGCCGTCTACACCATCAACGAACCGGCGGCCGCCGGCGCCTATGCGGCGCTGAAATCCTTCGGCAAGGCCAAGAGCGTGATGCTGACCTCGATCGACGGCAGCTGCTCCGGCGTCAAGGACGTCAAGGCCGGCAAGGTCGCGGCGACCGTGATGCAGTTCCCCTACAAGATGGCGCTGCTGGGCGTCGATGCCGTGGCGGACTATGCCAAGACCGGCACGAAGCCGAGCGGGTTCATCAACACCGGCTCCGAACTCATCACCGACAAGCCGGTGGCGGGCGTGGAATCGAAGGACACCGCCTGGGGCCTCAAGAACTGCTGGGGCGGCAAATAA